From the Psychrobacter sp. P11F6 genome, the window TTTCAGGTGAGGCTAAAGTCAATTTATTTGGACACAGTCAAGGCGGTATAGATATCCGCTATGTTGCTGGCGTCGCGCCAAAATATGTCGCATCAGTTACGGCAGTCTCAAGCCCAGAACAAGGGTCAAAAACGGCAGATTTTGTCAAAAACACCCTTGAGCCAAACAACACCACAGGTAATCCATCCAATGTCACAACACAGCTAGTCTCAGGCGTGTTCAATTTGATTGGTGGCTTTACAGACGTTGGTTCAGGTATCAGTTTTAAAGAGATACAAGAGCAAGATGGCTGGCAAGCGCTCGTAGCTCTATCAACCGATGGTGCGGCTAAGTTCAATGCCAAATTTCCTGCGGCAATGCCAAAAAACTATTGTGGTCAGCCGACCAGTACTGCTATCAATGGTATCAAATACTATTCGTTCAGCGGGGTTGGGCAAATAACAAGCGCACTTGATCCTAGTGATTATTTATTGGCAGCAACGAGCGTGCCGTTTGCAGGCGAGTCTAATGATGGGTTGGTGTCTGCTTGCTCAAGTCGTCTTGGTTATGTGATTCGGGATAATTATAGAATGAATCATTTGGATTCAGCCGATCAAGTATTGGGTCTGACGGCATGGGGCGATTCTGAGCCAAAATCTATCTATCGTACTCAGGTCAATCGTCTTAAAAACGCTAACCTTTAATAACATACGCTTTTAAAAACATAAGCCTTTAAGCTGACTTATAAAAAGAACCCTCATCTATGTCGAATAATCGCCGCCCAGCCTATCTACCAATAGTTATAATCGCCTTGGTTAGCATAGCCATAACGGCGGCGGTGATTATGTGGTTCAAACCTGATAATACACGTATGGCTACAGAGCAACCAGTATCCAGTGCCCTCACTAATGAGGCTAATGCTAGCCTATCAAATGCGCTGGATAATGGCCAAGTAGTGCAAACAACTGCCGCCCAAAACCAGTCTCTATTTGTCACTGGATTGGAGCGTTTGCCGCGCTCATTACAAGGCACGCAAATTGACGGCGAAATCATCATTGATGAAAATAAGCAGTTGGTCGTCACTGAAGGTCTGCGGCGTTTATTCGATTATTTTTTGTCGGCGCTGGGTGAAGAAGATGAAGCGGTTATTTATGCCCGTGTTGAAAGCTATATTCGTCACCACACGCCAGAGCCAGCCGCTAGTCAAGCGGTCGCTATATTTGACCAATATATTACCTATCTTAAAGCCATTTCTGAAATAGAACAACGTTACGGTAATCTGCAATTACAAGCGGCAAAAAGCGGTGAGCTGGATCTAAATGTCGTCGCGCAGCAAAAGCAAGATGTAGTCAAGTTGCGTCAGCAGTATTTTACTAAAGAAACCATTACCGCCTTCTTTGGTGCAGAAGAGGAGTATGATGATTATAGTATGGAGATGGTCAGAATTAACCAAAACCAGCAGCTAACGGATGTGCAAAAAGAGGCAACACGGCAGAACTACATTAGCCGTATGCCAGATAATGCGCTCAAAGCCGGTATCATCCAGCAAGCCAATCTGAACGAG encodes:
- a CDS encoding esterase/lipase family protein, which translates into the protein MTLKFSLASAFTPSAFLPSLGVIGAGVLLMALQTTSAQAAGQYYNCANSTGCKLVSNKYWTSNHTDTKYPIVMAHGLGGFTNLFGIIDYFNGIPQELMKGGSEVYTTKTSAVNNSEIRGEQLLQQVKTITAISGEAKVNLFGHSQGGIDIRYVAGVAPKYVASVTAVSSPEQGSKTADFVKNTLEPNNTTGNPSNVTTQLVSGVFNLIGGFTDVGSGISFKEIQEQDGWQALVALSTDGAAKFNAKFPAAMPKNYCGQPTSTAINGIKYYSFSGVGQITSALDPSDYLLAATSVPFAGESNDGLVSACSSRLGYVIRDNYRMNHLDSADQVLGLTAWGDSEPKSIYRTQVNRLKNANL
- a CDS encoding lipase secretion chaperone, producing MSNNRRPAYLPIVIIALVSIAITAAVIMWFKPDNTRMATEQPVSSALTNEANASLSNALDNGQVVQTTAAQNQSLFVTGLERLPRSLQGTQIDGEIIIDENKQLVVTEGLRRLFDYFLSALGEEDEAVIYARVESYIRHHTPEPAASQAVAIFDQYITYLKAISEIEQRYGNLQLQAAKSGELDLNVVAQQKQDVVKLRQQYFTKETITAFFGAEEEYDDYSMEMVRINQNQQLTDVQKEATRQNYISRMPDNALKAGIIQQANLNELMNRTKQMQAKGATAQELYNMRRDLVGAPAAARLAQVDAEDANFAQRFDQYQAQKQRLLSQSADKTQAQTQINQIEQQLFSEAERKRLVGYAALQKQNSANLK